Proteins encoded within one genomic window of Synechococcus sp. PCC 7335:
- a CDS encoding PLP-dependent aminotransferase family protein: MLMKIPLDRQAKQPIYLQIRDRIHHLIHTGHLPPNSQLPSIRALAQTTQVNKLTVIEAYSVLEADGLVQAKQGAGYFITPSYSRAKLRSLSSNGHQDQQLSKTIDYAQRRFNPAQQVILPTKGVYSFPDIYSASLRSHNRPDYIDFGLGFPQASDVEDLQRISRRAMKSAHTFFQPGDPQGNLELRNQIVQILLQQGLEISPEDLIVTSGSMQSLSLLANHYVMPGDRVVVEAPTYHGVLSIFQQRRAQVIGIPMTAEGMNLDLLAQYLESHRPKLIYTISTLHNPTGITTSAQHRRQLLALAEAYSCLVIEDNAYEPLSFGTTPPPIKAFDNRGSVVYVGTFSKTLMPGLRVGYMAVTSNDCQSIVERKLLHDLHVSAASQAIVKEYLASGHYRRRLTKIKRLHRDRRDYMIDALIRHFPLSVTWTVPDGGTFLWIQLPNRIDLELLCRAAAERKVLVGSGAAFFPKEQGYPALRLNFSLPSEETERGVRILGEILHIMLEQ, from the coding sequence ATGCTGATGAAGATTCCTCTCGATCGCCAAGCCAAACAACCAATCTACTTGCAGATACGCGATCGCATTCATCACCTCATTCATACCGGACATCTGCCGCCCAATAGTCAGCTTCCCTCCATTCGGGCGCTGGCCCAAACCACCCAGGTCAACAAGCTCACGGTCATTGAAGCCTACAGCGTTCTAGAGGCCGACGGTCTGGTTCAGGCTAAGCAGGGCGCTGGCTATTTTATTACCCCTTCTTATTCTCGCGCTAAGCTGCGATCGCTCTCTTCTAATGGGCATCAAGATCAGCAGCTCAGCAAAACTATAGACTACGCCCAGCGCCGGTTCAATCCCGCTCAGCAAGTCATCCTCCCAACCAAAGGAGTTTACTCTTTCCCTGATATCTACTCCGCTTCGCTCAGATCTCACAATCGACCTGACTATATCGATTTTGGACTTGGCTTTCCCCAAGCTAGCGATGTTGAAGATCTTCAGCGCATTTCTCGCCGTGCGATGAAATCAGCTCACACGTTCTTTCAACCTGGCGATCCGCAGGGCAATCTTGAGCTGAGAAATCAAATTGTTCAAATTCTTCTACAGCAAGGGCTAGAGATCTCTCCTGAAGATCTCATTGTTACCAGCGGCTCTATGCAATCGCTTTCTCTTTTAGCTAATCATTATGTGATGCCCGGAGATCGAGTAGTTGTAGAAGCGCCGACTTATCATGGTGTACTTTCAATCTTTCAGCAGCGCCGTGCTCAGGTCATTGGCATTCCGATGACTGCTGAAGGAATGAATCTAGATTTGCTAGCTCAGTACCTAGAAAGCCATCGGCCGAAGCTGATCTACACCATTAGCACGCTACACAATCCTACTGGCATCACCACATCTGCTCAGCATCGCAGACAGCTACTAGCGCTTGCTGAGGCATATAGCTGCCTGGTTATAGAAGATAATGCCTACGAGCCATTGAGCTTTGGAACTACGCCACCACCGATCAAAGCGTTCGATAATAGAGGCAGCGTGGTTTACGTAGGCACATTCTCCAAGACGCTGATGCCGGGACTACGAGTCGGCTATATGGCCGTCACGAGTAATGATTGCCAATCAATTGTTGAACGCAAGCTACTGCATGACTTGCACGTATCTGCTGCGTCGCAGGCGATTGTGAAAGAGTATCTGGCCTCAGGTCACTATCGGCGACGACTGACAAAGATTAAGCGGCTGCATCGCGATCGCCGTGACTATATGATCGATGCACTTATTCGACACTTTCCGCTTAGCGTCACCTGGACTGTTCCAGACGGCGGTACGTTTCTATGGATTCAGCTACCTAATCGCATTGATCTCGAATTGCTGTGTCGCGCTGCTGCCGAACGAAAAGTGTTAGTCGGATCAGGAGCAGCTTTCTTTCCGAAAGAACAAGGTTACCCAGCGCTGCGGCTGAACTTTTCTCTGCCATCAGAAGAAACAGAACGCGGTGTGAGAATCTTAGGTGAAATCTTACACATCATGCTGGAACAGTAG
- a CDS encoding LysE family translocator → MSSEVIVALCLFAIATSITPGPNNIMLLASGVNFGFQRTLPHTLGISGGLFVLLISVGLGLGFLFTTFPVLQLVLKIVGSAYMLYLAVRIATSRSLVSKEPKVEKSKDQALTEAQPLNMFEAALFQWVNPKAWVMAISGMSLYTSSQQPVRSTIIVTILFSVLNWPCVCSWALFGSALRGFLADPVRLRWFNVAMGALLAASIVLLLK, encoded by the coding sequence ATGAGTAGTGAAGTGATTGTGGCGCTATGTTTATTTGCGATCGCCACCTCAATTACCCCCGGTCCAAACAACATCATGCTGCTGGCATCTGGTGTGAATTTTGGCTTCCAGCGTACGTTGCCTCACACTTTAGGAATATCGGGCGGCCTTTTTGTTCTACTCATCTCTGTAGGGCTAGGATTAGGATTTTTGTTCACAACTTTTCCAGTTCTACAGCTTGTGTTGAAGATTGTTGGATCAGCGTACATGCTCTATCTTGCTGTTCGGATTGCGACTAGCCGCTCGCTGGTCTCGAAAGAGCCCAAAGTAGAGAAAAGCAAAGATCAAGCGCTAACAGAAGCTCAGCCGCTTAATATGTTTGAGGCGGCTCTGTTCCAGTGGGTGAATCCAAAGGCTTGGGTAATGGCTATCTCTGGAATGTCTTTATACACCAGCTCGCAGCAGCCAGTAAGATCTACAATCATAGTCACCATTCTGTTTTCTGTTCTCAACTGGCCATGCGTTTGCAGCTGGGCGCTCTTTGGGAGTGCGCTACGCGGTTTTCTAGCAGATCCGGTTCGGCTACGATGGTTCAATGTGGCGATGGGCGCTCTGCTCGCCGCTAGCATTGTTCTGTTGTTGAAATAA